A single window of Pseudarthrobacter psychrotolerans DNA harbors:
- a CDS encoding ABC transporter permease, whose amino-acid sequence MTSFILRRVGMGAVLVFLVLTLIFSAIRLIPGDPVELLLSSGNTSADPETVERMREQLGLNGSLPVQYWNFLTGVITGDLGQSIRTGDPVAESIAQRLPRTLELVIFATVISMAVGIPLGAWAAVRGGFVDSAATVLTSLGVALPVYVLGTLLILVFSLTLGWLPAGGFATWQQNPARHFQLLILPAIALSLGFTAIIARMTRSAVLETMGQDWVRTATAFGHAPLKVFRRHVLRNSLTPVTTVIGLGFGTLLGSTVLAERVFNYPGLSSLLVESVSNRDYAVVQGIVIIIALLFILINIVVDVVYGLLDPRVRQ is encoded by the coding sequence GTGACGTCCTTTATCCTGCGTCGAGTGGGAATGGGAGCCGTTCTGGTTTTCCTTGTCTTGACGCTGATCTTCTCGGCCATCCGGCTTATCCCCGGCGATCCAGTCGAACTGCTGCTCTCCAGCGGAAACACCAGTGCGGACCCCGAAACCGTGGAACGCATGCGCGAACAGCTGGGCCTGAACGGTTCCCTGCCTGTCCAGTACTGGAACTTCCTGACAGGAGTCATCACCGGAGACCTCGGACAGTCCATCCGCACCGGCGACCCCGTAGCCGAATCGATCGCGCAGCGCCTGCCCCGGACACTTGAACTGGTCATCTTCGCGACAGTGATCTCCATGGCAGTGGGAATCCCGCTGGGAGCATGGGCGGCCGTCAGGGGCGGATTCGTTGACAGCGCCGCCACGGTTTTGACCAGCCTCGGAGTGGCACTTCCCGTCTACGTCCTCGGCACACTGTTGATACTCGTCTTTTCCCTAACGTTGGGCTGGCTGCCCGCAGGCGGCTTCGCTACCTGGCAGCAGAACCCGGCCAGACATTTTCAGCTGCTCATCCTGCCAGCGATTGCTTTATCGCTGGGTTTCACCGCGATCATTGCCCGCATGACGCGATCCGCTGTCCTTGAAACCATGGGCCAGGATTGGGTCAGAACAGCCACCGCGTTCGGGCATGCGCCCCTGAAAGTCTTCCGTCGGCACGTGCTCCGAAATTCGCTGACGCCGGTCACTACTGTTATCGGGCTTGGCTTCGGTACTCTCCTGGGCTCCACCGTACTGGCGGAGCGGGTATTCAACTATCCGGGCCTCAGCAGCCTCCTGGTCGAATCAGTTTCCAACCGGGACTACGCCGTAGTGCAAGGGATCGTGATCATCATTGCGTTGCTGTTCATTCTCATCAACATTGTGGTCGACGTTGTCTACGGCCTCCTCGATCCGAGAGTGAGGCAATAA